The sequence aatgattaatattttatttattttgcataagttctaataacttttttaatgtttccatatgcagtatgaggatgtaatatcgtcaacaagaggatgtcaacttccatctcaatgaatatgcattcatgaaagtttaattattattaaatttgtgaaaaatacaatagcttacaaattatgtaaaaatatgtcaatgagatgatatttaatttatttgataattaatttgttatgacaaaatatttatttaaaatttttgtattttatttattttggatgaagctagttttcgtttttttgtattttaattatttttatattttgactattttaatcacttttcacaaaatttaaaaaaattaaaaaaaataaggggcgatgcattaacaaataatgcgtcgctaaaagtgtcgatgcgtcgttaaataggtgactctattaatgcgtcgctaaaaaggcaattctactaatgcatcgctaaataatcaactctattaatgcgtcgctaaataagcGACTCTATTACTACatcgctaaatagtcactttattaatgcgtcgctaaataggtgacTCTACTAATGCATcactaaatagtcaactctattaatacgtcgctaaataggcgattctattaatgtgtcgctaaaagtcaatatgtgttgctaaaaactcaaagataggtGACTCTCATACTGCatcgcttgttgtcttatagatttagcaATAGGATGTTAGACGATACCGTGAgatacgtcgttatttattttgtacgaCGTATTTATTGCGTTATTTATcaacgcgattctagtagtgtttTTAGAATAATAAAAGACCAAATGAGACTTACTACATTTCCCAAGCAATCAAAATTCTTTCAAACAATTTACTTAGAAATGAGAAGCTTATTCTACAAGTTACCTAGTAATGGAAACCTTTTTCGTTTTGGTAAACAAttcaaaacacaaaaatgaCCCACCATGGCTGAACACACTATGTATtgaacaagaataatttttgttttacttgaCAATTCcagaaaccaaaataaaaattcttatcAAATACATATTATACTCAGAAAGATAAGTTAATGATGTTCAACTAGCCATAAAGCAATAAAGATGTATGAAGCAATTAAACGCACCATAAACAATGCCTACTCATATTCAAAGGTAatctgtaatttttaattttttaaacttttgcagcaattaaatttaaaatggctCTTAGTAATTAAagatattcatactaacatcAGGCAAGTAAAACAAATAGGGTATCAATCCAATGCcaaactaataaaagaaaaaaaaaaaattgagaacgcCTTtcgtatattttttttacactaTTTTTGCAGAAACCGTGTTAGAAAAGCCTTTCAAATgcaataatatagtattagacTCAGAAAGTAGTTAAGAATATCCAACTAGATATAATGATGTACTAGGCCAACAAAATGCATCATAAAAAACTCAGAatcatattctttattttatttaattttctctgCAAACAAAGACAGGACCATTTAAGCTAACTACATCAAAAGCAGATCTGTTGAAGCGCAGTACTAGTAAAATGCATGCTTGTTGAGTATTGTTAGTAAAAAAAAGATATTGGAATAAATACAGCTACTGCCAGTGCTATGGAGCGTATTACACTTCTAATTTGACACATAACAAAAACTTGACTATTAACCCATAAAGCTTGCTCACTAAATACAAAAATCCATTTAACtcaaaaaggaaagggaaaaaaaaaaaatccgtattgaggaacttcacaatcaTTGACAAAAGCAGTCAAAGTGAAATGCTGTGCATatttaaggaagaaaaatctAAGGCTCCCAATGTTTAGCTTCATGTTACAGTGCTGTTAATGTATTAACTCAATAATAGTACTGCTCATGTAGAATGATATTTGATGAAACCCAGTTGAAGGAACAAAAGTAGAAGAGAAAACAGCTCCAAGCTGTCCCACATGTCATTCTTGGGTGCTTGTTGATGCTAATGATATTAATAAGCACAACAAATATCTGATATCACCTAAACAGGGTATTCCAATGCCAAGAtcaggaaaaagacaagagaaaGAGAGCATACCACGCCATTCATTCAAAGCTAAGGGTTGTCATGCATGCTGCATAGCTCACATAGTTTCCTCACAGCCTGAGCCTAAGACACACCGAATTGTGGATAAACAAAATTCATTAATGTGTTCATTGAAATATCCATGAAATTactttttataacaaataataattttttttcaaaaaaaaaaaaaaaaaaaaacacgtgcTTATATAAGTATTTCACGGTCCCAGAATGGACCTCCATATGGATAATAAGAAAATCAAGTTCTAATGTAAACTTCTACAATTCTGTAGTTCTGAAAGAAAATCGATTTGTCCAAACCTGAGGCACTAAATTGACGAAGACTCAGGTTTTAGTTGTTGTTAGAATGGACTTTAAGCTATGGTCAACAAAATTTGTATATGTtgaaaatgattaaaaagatatatattctTTAGGGGAGATTTAGAGAGGCAGAGTATCATGGAGTGCCCTCAAGTACTAGAAAGGAGGTTGATAATGCTAATTATATAAGCCACTAAACTCTCTCCTATTTTCCCACCAAATCGAATCACTCAGGACTCTTCAAGAAATAGAGGAACAAATTGAATCACTCAAGGCTCTTCAAGAAACAGAGTACTCCAAGGTGTACAaaagattgaaatttaaaaaccaaaagtaccgaaaagaaaaatcaaccatatgcaaaaatattcttataaaaaaaaaaggcaaaaacttTATAATCGAAAAGGATAGGTGCTTATTAGAAAAAGGGACTAGAAAtacataaagtaaaataaaaataaaaatatttctgacTGTTGACAGACGCACTGCTTAAAATAGGAATGCCAATATCTTGCAGTTCATGAATTTTTGCAGATAATGATAGATACATATAAATTAACCAAATTAATTTGCAAAGAAAAGAAactgtttaaattgatttacctAAGCGATAAAAAATATGCTTGATTGTCTTCAAATTAGTCCAAGgattttcttcttcctcataggtCAGAGCAAACAGCTTCTCAATAAAAGTTAACTGGTTTCATAATCTTCAGATTAACTGAGTAATTCAAGCAtatgtaaacaaaaaaagaaaattaatggaAGTTTAAAAGCCTGTAGGATAACCTATCCATTTttcacactatatatatatgagcgTCATTTCTTAGATTTAATTCACTGTCAAAGCATATTAGCTTAAATCAGTACAAACTTTATAGAGAAAATACTTGGGAGTGTACGGACAGATACAAGTTACAATGAGAATGCAAATATTGTAATTAAAATCAAGAACATGTCAAGAGTTCCACTTCATGTATTTTATAGACTAATGCCGGAACCATCCATTTGAAGATATGTGCCGTGGTGTGCACAGCTCACACACATATTCTTCAAAACCTGAAACCAATAAAACATGCCAAATGGTGACAAATAAAATTCACCAATATATACTGTGACAGCAAATACCATAATCTGCCTTGTTTCTTACGTATAGATACTGCAAAACTAAATGAGAAACTAATATACCAGCAGATCTAACTCAACAAACAAAATACCAGAACATAAACTAAAATAGAGACACAGATTTTTATACAGGTTCAGCTTTCAAGATGAGAACTCACATCCAGTTCCGATAATGTATCAACAATCCACTATGAAAACAAGCAATTACAAGATAATTCCAGATTACAAACACAAACAGGGCCATCTCAACAATTTTTGAGGCCCTAGGccaaaaaacaatatttggGGCCTTAATTAAACatcatttttgataaaatagatattttgatataaaatactttttttggcatttttaaatgcaaaattactaattaaatttttatattcaaaatttgataatcaATCTTTCTCAGTTAATAAAATtgctaaattatttaatcttcttgaaatatatttgaatataaataagattttattaatttcaattttgaaaaacatttttCCAGTTAACCTatactaacaaaaaataataaatgcatGTATAGGGAAaagaattgaattttttttaaagtttaatatctcaaatgctatttttatttttgaattaatttttttttttagatttttaattcttaaaataaatcttatcaatttatttgaattaaaaaaaaaataaaagcagaaACTAAAGAAAcacaaattctaattttttatgaacaataaaaaataattaataaataaataaaatcataaattcatataaaacaaaaaaaaaattaaaattattataagaatGAATATGATAAGGTAACCTGTTTAGAAAAGGAAAGCAAGAATAGAGGCATGCGTGATCCAATTTGAAGAGGTTTGcaaatccatcaaataataaCTCTACCCCACATGTCATGGTTCAACACAAATTCAAAAAGGAAATAGTAATCAAGAGAACTAAACGACCAAAATTAGAGGAactattttaagaataaaattgtatGTAGTCAACTCTCTTTATTACAGCTATATTGTAGCATTCAGGCTATTTTGTAGGCTATATTGCAGGAGTGATTTTAGTTCTTTCTATGTAAAGCAAACTCCTGCTATCTATTTATACACAGGACATATAGCCTGTGAAAAGCAGCTGATCCATCTTAAAAACCACACagtaaaatatatagaatattaattttttttaaaattctttagaacaatataaatttataaaaataaataataatttacaaatttactttttattttaaagttagtTGGATcagaattataaattatataagttaaatagcaagattaaatatatataaaagatgaggaaaaaaagcataaacaaaaagaatatttaacatatatttttttttattattaaaatctaattaattataaaataaaaaacatttaacTGGCTTGAATAGTTGTTATAtttcaaagataaaataattaaatataattatggcaataaatgatcaattaaaatttacaaaaaaaaaaaacaacaaatcaaTTAGATAATTTAGGACAAAGCAGCTAGTTTTAATGGTAAAACATCTCTATTTATGtctgtgaaaaaaaaattttagatagtttataattagataaattattaaaaaaataatttagaatttttttaaaattaaaatccttatatttctaaaataaactaataattatattctatttattatatatatggaatttttctTTCTGGGCCCCCATGAAAGGGAGGCCTGGGCATGGGCCATTCCTATGCCTGAAGCCGGCCCTGAACACAAGCCTCTCTGTCTTCCTCTTCCCATATCAAACCCGCACAAACAGACCattaattttcatggaaatcaCCCCTAAAAATACAggaaatctctctctctctctctctctgtctctcgtGGTTTCAATCCGTTCCTCTCTCACTAAGATAGGTGAGCCGTATATCATACAAGAAATCCCTTTTCACACTTGGCTCAATAACCAAGCCTTTGCCACATGTCTTTCTTATTATTGGGATAAAATTCCTCAAAATACTATTCatgacaaataatttaatttccctaTGCGTGTAACATTTTGAACAAAAGACAACATTTTCTTTTAGAGAttacctttcaatttttaaacttaTTAGTTTACATATTAATGCCACCAAAATCCTACAAAATGCTAAAACAGCGTACATTAACTCCTACAAATTaatttgtccccaaaaaaaaaaaaaagtgtaaatgCGATTTACCTTATAAGCCCTCCCGTATTTTTGTATATCCGAAAATGTCGTTTATAATCGTCTTCTTCCCCAAGAGAATCAACAGCTTCACTTCCACTTGATTCACAACATTCATTGAAGCGTGtcttattctttctttcagCTTTTTCATATAACCTCTCTAAGTCTTGTCTGTATATAAACCGAACCCCAAACTTCTTAATCCCGCTAGAATCTTTTAGATACAAAGAGGCATGGAAAGAGACGTCTGGCAAATTTAGTTCATACTCATGTTGAAAAACCCATTTTGTTACATGCGCCATGATCATGTGATCTGAACTGACCTCCCTATCCTTAAATTTGTCGGCACAAAGACATGGAAACTCATACCCAAAACGGAATCTTTGGGAATTGAATATCCATTTGATAACAAAATATGAACGCAAATCAAGTTTATTCTGATGAAGAACAATGCAGAAAGCGAAAGACAAGAATTCGGGATCATTCCAATTTGGAGGAGACACAATATTACTGATTGAATTCCCACAAGTTTGATGGTCGAACCACTCTGGAATTTCATCCCCTGGATAGCAAAAATAATCTGAACGACAACCACCGGCCTGTTTCATGAACGGGAAATTAATCAACTtgctcaaaaattaaaaaccatctCAGCAAACGAAGAGAAATAGACATACATACAGAGAATCCATTCAGACGAGACAGAATATGAAATAGTGCCTGATCAGCAAGCATTTTGCGTGTGTTCTGATCCAATTTTCCACAACCGTAAAATGTAAAGTAATCAGACCATGATTTGCAGCCACGTTTACACACACTTAACCGTCGAGATGAAATCGTTggcaaaaatcttaaaaattgaatggaatctCTGGCAAAGATTTCAATCTATGACAATAATTCACACAAAAGTTGGTCAAAGATGTTGAAATGGGAGGCAATTCTTGAATTTTTGAACAGTAGTTGGGCGACATCAGGCTAAGGTTCCTTAATTTACCAAGACTGCTGGGGAGAAACTCAAGGTCCTGGCATTCATCCATACGTAAAATTTTAAGGGATACTAGATTTTCAATCGACTCTGGCAACTCTCTAATCCCACTCTCACTTAAATAAAGTCGTTTGAACCGTCCCATAGGGTCCAAGATTTCTGGCAACGTTTTCAGTTTCTCACAACCTCCTAGATCTAGTTCTTCAAGAGAATTCAAATGACAAATTCTTGTTGGAAGACTTTTAAGTCTTTTGCAAAACCCCAAATCTAATTCAACAAGACCCGACAGATACACAATTGATGGGGGAACTGTTTCTATAGCTGTCTCACGTAAAAGTAAACATCTTAAATTGGGTGCAAACTTTTGAGAAATGTGAGCCTGAGATGGGTAGGGCCATACATTGCTTTTAAACTTTTGGATCCAACTTTCAGATAATTCCTCTGGTCTCTTGAACATCCCTTCAACATATCTGAGTTTGGAGCAGCCATTCAAATTTACATAAGTAAGCTCGTCAAGATTTTTGAAGGGATGAACGAAACTGAACCAAGCTTGTACAGCCTTTAAGATTTATCTTTTCCAGGTTAGGAGCCCGTGTCAAATCTGGTAGTTGAGTGAGGAACTAGGAAAAACTAAGATCCATCCTTCTTAACACCGGAAGTGACtggaaaacaaagaagaaaagggGTTAATTATTACTTCATACATGCATGCACTTTTAACATCTAATTCAATATAACTAAATTGAGCATACCACAACTTTATGACTATTCCAAAGCTTTTCAACATGGCTGCCACGAAGTAGAAGTCCAACAAGATTTTCAGGAATAAATTTTGGTGGCAACGATTTCGAAGGGTATGAGTCCCATTGTAAAAACCTTAACTTAGTGGGAAGATAAAAGTGAAGAGCTTGAGGAATGGACAGTTTGAACTTTTGGATCAGCATATATCTGCCAGTATAATCATGACCATTATAAACACTGAGAAGTCGCAGGTTGCGCATGTTTGAGAAGGCTCCAGGATGCACTATCacatttttttcaacttcaaacaTGTTCAATGATATGACTTCAACTGCTGTGGTTCCCTGGCATTTAAGATGAACATCATTATTATAAATAGGATACAATGAAGGGAAATTTATTCAGAACTTGTTGGTATATATGGACCTAATTATTTTGTTCGTTTGAAACGGTTTTGTAAGAAGAATTCTACACTTTTAGAAGAAATCAATAATGCATTTATACTTACTGTACAATTTTCCAATACATTACAAACTTCCATAGCATCGCATAACCTACTGCGATTACCAGGTTCTTTATCTTCATCACGTACAATTTCCTGACCCATTTGGGGCAGCAAATCATGCATCCGTAGTTCGTTACCTTCATCATGTTCAATTAAACATTTCTCAATGAGGAGAGTAATTTCCATTTCCACAGCGTCACCTAATATGCTTTTTGCATGGTCTCTTGTAAAAGACGAATTATATAAGAAAGCAATGTCAAGAAACATATCCTTGCTCCCATTATCTAGCCTGTCGTAACTGATTTTCAACACTTGTTGAATTTCCAAATTTTGATCCCTTTTCAGTTTCTTCAGTGCACTTTGCCATACTGTTTTATCTCTTCGGCAAAGGAAACAACCCAAGACCTTAAGAACTGGTGGGTTCCCATGAGCATATCTTATTACCTCTAACACCATTCCATCATCAGTTGTTACAGGGTTTTCAGGAAAAGCATGCAAACGGAAGAGGTCAAGAGATTCAATGCCATTTAACCTCTTAACCTTGTGAATTCTATTGGTTTGCTTTCCTAAGCACATGCTCATCTCTAGTTGTAACAATGATTCTGCTGCCAGGAGCAAGTTCAAGATATCCTTTAACTAAATCATCTATTTGGATTGAACTATCCAGATCATCCAAAACAATGAGTACCTTTTTACGTTGAAGTCTCTGAAAAATAATAGAAGATAAAGCTTCAACGGGGTTAACCatattttcaaaagttttatcATTCAATAAACAAGATGTAATAATCTTTC comes from Ziziphus jujuba cultivar Dongzao chromosome 6, ASM3175591v1 and encodes:
- the LOC132804064 gene encoding disease resistance protein RPS4B-like; this translates as MSMCLGKQTNRIHKVKRLNGIESLDLFRLHAFPENPVTTDDGMVLEVIRYAHGNPPVLKVLGCFLCRRDKTVWQSALKKLKRDQNLEIQQVLKISYDRLDNGSKDMFLDIAFLYNSSFTRDHAKSILGDAVEMEITLLIEKCLIEHDEGNELRMHDLLPQMGQEIVRDEDKEPGNRSRLCDAMEVCNVLENCTGTTAVEVISLNMFEVEKNVIVHPGAFSNMRNLRLLSVYNGHDYTGRYMLIQKFKLSIPQALHFYLPTKLRFLQWDSYPSKSLPPKFIPENLVGLLLRGSHVEKLWNSHKVVAVQAWFSFVHPFKNLDELTYVNLNGCSKLRYVEGMFKRPEELSESWIQKFKSNVWPYPSQAHISQKFAPNLRCLLLRETAIETVPPSIVYLSGLVELDLGFCKRLKSLPTRICHLNSLEELDLGGCEKLKTLPEILDPMGRFKRLYLSESGIRELPESIENLIEIFARDSIQFLRFLPTISSRRLSVCKRGCKSWSDYFTFYGCGKLDQNTRKMLADQALFHILSRLNGFSAGGCRSDYFCYPGDEIPEWFDHQTCGNSISNIVSPPNWNDPEFLSFAFCIVLHQNKLDLRSYFVIKWIFNSQRFRFGYEFPCLCADKFKDREVSSDHMIMAHVTKWVFQHEYELNLPDVSFHASLYLKDSSGIKKFGVRFIYRQDLERLYEKAERKNKTRFNECCESSGSEAVDSLGEEDDYKRHFRIYKNTGGLIR